The region AAGCCTAACAACAGACCGATGCGGATTATCGTAACGACGGCAGCGATACCGAGAAAATGCTGATAGGGTGATATGTCTGCGCTCTGCAACAGCGTGGAGAACGGTATAGGCTGTTTTAAGAGGTCAAAACCGAATTGCTTGCTGGTCAGGTAAGCGAATAGAAATGCGAGGTTTACGAGAACTGTGTCAATGAGAATTGTAGAACTCCATTTTATTTTCGATTTATCCATATTCCCTCCTCAATAGGTTGTCAGTCTTTTAGGCGATTGACCTAATTGCTGATGGCGGATTGCTATTTTCGCTGAATCTGTGTGTAGACCTGCTTTAGACGTTCCCCGATAGCGTCCCAACTATAGTCGGTTTCGACGCGGGTTCTGGCGGTTTGCGCAATGTTTTCTCGTAAGTGTTGGTTATCCAGCAGATGAATGACCTGCTCGGCAAAAGCGGTCGGTGTATCTGCGACGAGTAGTTCCTTACCGACATCTGCCTGTAAGCCCATTGCGCCGACAGCAGTTGTGACGACAGGGACTCCCATCGCCATGGCTTCCAAGTTTTTGGTTTGTATCCCCGATCCGGCGCGTAAAGGCGCGACAAAAACGGACGCTTCTTCAAAATAGGGACGGACATCTGGCACGTAACCCGTAACGACGACCCCGTCTTGTGTCTCCAACCGCCGCACCTGTTCCGATGGATGGTTCCCAACAATATAAAAGCGCGCTTTGGGGTACCGTTCCCGAACGTGCGGAAAAATTTCGTTGCAAAAATAGGTTGCAGCGTCGGCGTTTGGAAAATAGTTCATTGTTCCTGTAAAGAGCAGTCGCGGCGACCCAGAAGATTGCACATCGGTTTTTAGAGATGGTCGGAAATACCCGAGATCGACTCCCATCGGAACGATCGCTAAATTGAGGCTATTATCCTGCTTCAGCAAGTAGTCGCGGTCGAAATGTGCGACGACAGTGCCGCAGTCAAAAGCCTTCATAATATCAATTTCATAACGCCTGACCCGTTTTTCCTCCAATTTTACCAGAAACCGTTTTGGAATACAATCTAAATTTGCGCGTCGATTGAGATTGAGTGCTAAGGAGTCACACAAGTCTAACACTTTCGCGGTACCTTGTATCTCCGTTACATATTGTCCCATTCGGAAGAGTTGCGCGTGAATCAGTTCAAAGTGTTCTTCTGCCAGGAGTTGGTTGACCTTCCGTTGCATTTGCGGGGCGTACCAGTAGTGGAGTTGGAGTGGTCGCCGTGATAAACAGTGAAGCCCTGTATTCATATATGCGAAAGAACGATGGAAACGCACCCACTCTACACGTTCACAAAAAGGTTGCAGATGTTTTGCCGATTCAATATCGCTTTCGGATTCAGCAAAGTAAACGAGCGTTATCGCATGTTGTTTCGACAGCTGCTTGATAAAGTGGTATGACCGAATCCGGTCGCCTCGGTGTGGTGGATACGGGCACCGAAGGCTTAAAAATAGAATTTTCATTTTTTTAACGATTAAATCTGAGCTGTGCTCCATTACATTTCGCACAGGTTTTCGGTTAAGTCGAGAGCCTGTTTTAGGTGTGGAAAGGTTGCTGACTTACCAGAAACCATTGTGAAACATAGTGGAACAATGCCCGGAAGCAAATAGTTAAAAAGGTTCCTCTGGCATTTCCGCTTCATCAATTAACATGACTGGGATGCCGTCCCGAATCGGATAGCGTCGTTTACACTCATCGAGACATACGAGTTTTTGTTCTTCTTCGATGTATTCTATCTCACCTTTACATGCCGGACACGCCAAGATGTCAAGTAACGTTTTAGAGAGCGTATGTGGGTTTTCAGCCTTCAAATTTTTCAACGGTTGCTCCTGGGCGGCGTTTCCGTTGTCAACGCCGATCTAAAATTGATAAAAAATCTTGCTTTAGGTGATGAACGGTCTTTTAACAATTGGAAAACTGCAAGGACAACGGACGCAGCAGCTCAGATTTAATCGTTAAAAAAATGTTAGCCGCCGTGGCATCGCTTGTATTTCTTTCCGCTCCCACACGGACAAGGCGCGTTTCTGCCGACCTTTGGCACATTCCCCATTGCTTGTTGTGAAGCGAATCCTGCATCCTCACTGGCTGCAGCGGCAGGACTGCGTTGTGACCGCCTGCGTTGCGGTCTACGGGAACCGCTTGTCCGCCGACTTGGTGCCCGACGCGGTGCTTCGGTGTTGACGCGGGATTTAAAGATGAATTCGCTGACCTCTTCCTCAATATGTTGATACATGCTTTCAAAGACAGTGAGTGCCTCGTTTTTGAAGACGACAATCGGGTCTTTGCCACCGTAACCCGCACCGAACCGGATACCCTCTTCGATGTAATCGATGTTGTAGAGGTGATCCTTCCAGTGGTCGTCGATTCTATCGAGCAGGAGTAAGCGTTCGAGGACGCGCATCATCTCGGATCCCATTTCTGCTTCGCGTTCTTCATAGGCGGCGCGCAGTGCTTCGAGTGCTTGTTCTTGCGCCTCCTCTGGACTTGCCTGCGCTAAAGACGTTTTCCATGTCGGTGTAATCGGGAAGGTATTCGTCAGCCACTGCTCGAACCTGTCCGGATTCTCAAGGGTGTTTCCTTTTTCCGGTATATTGTCGTCGATTGCGTCAGCGACGACTCTCTCAATCATCCCCCAAATTGTAGTCTTAAGGCTTCCTTGGACTTTTGTGTCCCCAGTCGTTTTAAGGTCGGCAAGTGCTGCGAGACCGCTGTCTTCAAATGCGGTCTCGTCCTCAGGCAATTCTACCGAATCTGTGCCGGAAGCGAGAACGGTATCGCGCAAGGTGTAGATGGTATCGCGTTGTGAATCCATGACATCATCAAATTTGAGGAGATTTTTACGGATTTCAAAGTGCATCTGCTCAACGCGGGTTTGTGCTTTCTCAATGGATTTGGTGACCCATGGGTGTTCGAGGGGTACATCTTCGTCCATTCCGACGCGAGTCATTAACCCTTGTAAACGTTCGGATCCGAATTTCCGCATCAATTCATCTTCAAGCGAGAGATAGAATCGCGAGGATCCGGGGTCGCCTTGTCTACCCGAGCGTCCACGGAGCTGGTTGTCGATACGGCGGGATTCGTGCCGTTCCGTTCCGACGATGTGGAGTCCACCGGCGGCTAAGACT is a window of Candidatus Poribacteria bacterium DNA encoding:
- a CDS encoding TIGR03087 family PEP-CTERM/XrtA system glycosyltransferase, with the translated sequence MKILFLSLRCPYPPHRGDRIRSYHFIKQLSKQHAITLVYFAESESDIESAKHLQPFCERVEWVRFHRSFAYMNTGLHCLSRRPLQLHYWYAPQMQRKVNQLLAEEHFELIHAQLFRMGQYVTEIQGTAKVLDLCDSLALNLNRRANLDCIPKRFLVKLEEKRVRRYEIDIMKAFDCGTVVAHFDRDYLLKQDNSLNLAIVPMGVDLGYFRPSLKTDVQSSGSPRLLFTGTMNYFPNADAATYFCNEIFPHVRERYPKARFYIVGNHPSEQVRRLETQDGVVVTGYVPDVRPYFEEASVFVAPLRAGSGIQTKNLEAMAMGVPVVTTAVGAMGLQADVGKELLVADTPTAFAEQVIHLLDNQHLRENIAQTARTRVETDYSWDAIGERLKQVYTQIQRK
- a CDS encoding Trm112 family protein gives rise to the protein MKNLKAENPHTLSKTLLDILACPACKGEIEYIEEEQKLVCLDECKRRYPIRDGIPVMLIDEAEMPEEPF